The following are from one region of the Schistocerca cancellata isolate TAMUIC-IGC-003103 chromosome 11, iqSchCanc2.1, whole genome shotgun sequence genome:
- the LOC126108896 gene encoding translation initiation factor IF-2-like, translated as MSWARPEFRGSLSRAMGVADRRSAEPAWSTAPSGPPTTTTGDVGVADRRPEERAPPAAPSDPPPRTTRPPSMDYDLDDDIIVHGALPADERARRIKASAQQRPAGERRKRSYTTAATGAKKTPKKRRQLAVSTNGGRRRTLPDDNGAGATWTTVTSKRAAKPRTIPSPPPTSTANRFGALAVEEKTEQPTPEQSAPTTAAQAGRSNDEDDEEAVPTTGRSYRRPPPIVFEVAEDYKGFLQLEAVDDCRLHLESCNREPGAATSCQYRRLHPGD; from the coding sequence ATGTCGTGGGCACGCCCGGAGTTTAGAGGATCGCTTAGCAGAGCaatgggtgtggcggatcgccgttcggccgagcccgcttggtcgacggccccatccggccccccaactaCGACGACTGGAGATGTTGGTGTGGCAGACCGCCGTCCGGAGGAACGTGCTCCCCCGGCGGCCCCATCTGACCCGCCGCCTAGAACGACCCGGCCACCGTCCATGGACTACGACCTGGATGACGATATCATAGTGCACGGAGCACTCCCGGCCGACGAGAGGGCGCGAAGAATAAAGGCCTCCGCGCAGCAACGCCCAGCGGGCGAGCGGCGCAAGAGGTCTTATACCACCGCAGCAACCGGCGCCAAAAAGACGCCCAAGAAGAGGAGGCAGCTCGCTGTCTCTACAAACGGGGGCAGACGACGCACCCTACCTGATGACAACGGTGCGGGTGCGACCTGGACGACAGTCACGTCGAAACGAGCGGCCAAACCCAGGACGATCCCTTCACCGCCGCCCACATCGACCGCAAACCGTTTTGGGGCACTTGCGGTCGAAGAGAAGACCGAGCAGCCTACACCCGAGCAGTCGGCGCCCACGACCGCTGCCCAAGCAGGCCGCTCGAACGACGAAGACGATGAAGAAGCCGTCCCCACCACTGGACGGTCATACCGGAGGCCGCCGCCCATAGTCTTCGAGGTGGCAGAAGACTATAAAGGCTTCCTGCAGCTCGAGGCAGTGGACGACTGCAGACTTCACCTTGAGAGCTGCAACAGGGAACCTGGTGCGGCTACAAGTTGCCAATACAGAAGACTACATCCGGGTGACTAG